The sequence TTGCCACCGTCGCCCTCTTCGCGAACGTGGGGATAATATGGATAGCAATGATAACCATTTCGGCGTCCAAGGATTTTGTCTGGATAGTAAAGTCCTTCATGTATGGCTCCATTTTGAGTCTCGTTGCAGGATACCTTTTAGGGACACGTTTCCAACTTATGGGGCTGGTGATGGGATTCTGTCTGGGTCAGATCCTTATCGTCATAATGTTATCCGTTCAGATATTCACCGAATTTGAATACAGGAACCGGCTGGAATTCTATTTTCTTGAATATTTCAAAAAATACACGGCCCTTGCATTCATCGCCACGCTCTTTAATATAGGGATCTGGGGTGACAAGGTCGTATTCTGGTTCACCCGTGAAACAAGCCAGCAGGTTCACTCGTTCCTGAGGGCTTCATATGTGTACGATGTGCCCATATTCCTGTCGTATCTCTTCATAGTTCCGGCCCTTGCCATGTTCACGATACAGGTCGAGACCAGTTTTTATATCCATTACAAGAAATATTTCCTCTCCATTCTTAACCGGCATCCCTACTCTTCACTGATCGAGAGGCAGAACAACATAATAAACGACCTGAAGCTGAGCATGGGCCGGATATTGGTCCTTCAGGGAACGATATCCGTCGTCGGCATATTCCTGTCCGAAAAGATCTATAATTATATTGGCATATCCTCGATAAACCTTGGCGTCTTCCAGATAGCGATATTGGCGGTCTTTCTGCTAGCCCTGTTGCAGATACTCCTCATTATTACGCTCTATTTTGACTACAGAACGGACGCTCTCATTCTTTCCGGAACCTTTGCCCTTACCAACATACTGTTCACTATCGTCTCGATATGGATGGGCTTCAGCTATTACGGCTACGGAATTTTATTCAGCTGTCTTACGTCGCTGGTGGTGGGATTCGTTCTGTTCAACTACCGCTTAAGGAGCCTCATCTATTACACCTTTATAAACCAGAAGATAATAGTGAACGATTGAACCGACACCTTTTTCATTGATAGATGGTAACTAATCTGTTATTTAACCAATAAAGGCAAAGGAGAGGAAGAGTTATGACACTCACGCTTGACGACTTTAACGGGATGGAGCTGATGTGGAAACAGCTACCAAAGAGCCCAGATGATGACCACGTCACCCTCACCCGCGACGACATAGATTCCATGTGGAACTGCGGCATTGTCGACACCAGACAATATTCCATAGAAGCATGGCGTGCCGCTTTTGACGGCAACAGACAGACGGACGGGACCTATATTACAAGCAAAGAAGACTTTTTGGGCAAGGAGGAATACCGCTACAAAGGCGAGATACTTGTCCCGTTCGATGCCATGCTCATAAATGAAGGTAAATACACTGACGAGGGCCTTCATGAACTCTTCGATATAAGTGTGAAGCCGTCATGTTCCCTCTCGGCCCCTGAGATCAAGAAGTTCCTTGATGATATAAGAACAAGATACCGCGACAAGGACAATCTCATAAAGATCGACAAACCGGCCAAGATAACCGTCAGGGCCATGATCGACGACAACCCTTCCCCGCTCCGGCGGCTGGAACTTATGTTCGATTATCTTATCCAGCAGGACCAGATAGAGATCAAGAAAGGCATCCAGACGGACTTTGTGCAGATACCCGGGCAACTTTCACCAGAACAGATAGCCAAAATCCAGGTAAGCTCTTTCTCGATGCAGCCTTCGACCGACACGGAAAAGAAATATAAGTCACTTTCAAAGCTCGAAAAAATAAAACCTAAAGAAGGCAAAGACGCCGAAGGGAAGAAGGGCGTTGCGTTGAAGAAGGTCAAAAGGTCAAGAAAAGGCTTCAGGGGATAAAAAGGTGCAAGGGGGAATATTATGAAAAGACTCGTGTTCGCAGTTATAATGGCTTTGCTCTTTTTTATCGTGCTCAACTTTGTCTACTGTAATCTTGACTCCGCAACGTTCGGCTATGCGATAATATTCAAATTCAAACTTCCTTACATCCTGAACCTTGAGAGCATTCCCATTCCGCTCGGGTTCGCGCTCCTCGCCGCATTCTCGTTTGGAATGGTAGCGATAGCCCTTCTTGAGGCCCTGCCAAGCTTCTTCAAAACGCTTGAGATACGCGCGAAGAACAAACGCATCCGTCAGCTGGAAAAAGAGCTGACCCTTGTAAGACAGATGATGGATAACAAAAAAGACGAGGCGATCATTAATAAACCGATCGAGTAGAGCAACCGCGTCATCCTCGTGAAAACGGGGATCTCGTCATATACACTATATCTTGTCGAACGCGGGTTTTAATTTTTTGTAGGTTGCCTCTAGGTGTTCCGGCATCGACTTTGCATTACCTATGACAGGGAAGAAATTGTAATCGCCCTGCCATCTTGGAACGACATGCATGTGTATGTGCCCCGCTATCCCAGCGCCGGCCGCGTGGCCTATATTGATACCGCAATTGACGCCATCGCACTTTAAGACCTTCTTAAGTATCCTTGCAGATTCGCCTGTGAGCCTTATGAACTCTTCCTGAACCCAAGGCTCGAGCTTGTCTATCATGGCCTTGTGGGCATAGGGTATGACCATAAGGTGACCGTTATTATAGGGATAACGGTTCATCATTATATAACAGCTGATGCCGCGATAAAGGATCAGTTCCTTCATGTCCTTACCGCGTTTTTTCTTTGTGTCTGATATTTGGAACTTGAAATTACAAAAGATGCACTTGTGGCCCTTTCTGGCTTTTTCGATGAACTTCATCCGCCATGGAGACCAGATATGCTTCATTATTTATTGACCAGCTCTTTTAGTTCTTTTCCGACCTTAAAGAAGGGTACGCGTCTTACGTTCAGTTCTACGCTCTCCCCGGTCTTGGGATTTCTCCCCTTACGAGCCTTTCTCACACGCACTTCAAAGGAACCAAAACCCCTTATTTCGATGCGGTCGTCCTTTGAAAGGGCGTCCGTCATGCTGCCGAATATGATATTGACTATCATCTCGATATCGCGCGCCGTAAGATTGGGCAACTTGCCCGTTACCAACTCCACCAGATCACTCTTGTTCATAATACCCCCTCCTTAATAATACGTTCGTACGTTGCCGGAACCTCGGTACTCGCTCAAAACCGAGTTCACTGCCTGTTTTACCGCCAAGGCGACCTCTTCTGCCATGGCTTTCATCCACCATGGTCTGTCGTCGCCGAACTCTTTGACGTCGGGTTCGCCCTTTATGCCCAGCGAGCCCGCAAGTTCTTTAAGTGCAACCGGCTCGCCGCCTATTTCGTCGACAAGTCCTAACTCCAATGCCTTTGCCCCTGTATATATCCTGCCATCGGCTATGGCATCTATCTTGTCGGCAGGAATGCCCCTTGCACCGCTTACAACCGCCTTGAACTGTGCGTGCATCTCACCCAAGATCCCTTCAAGAAATTCGCGCTCCTTTTCGGTAAGCGACCTGTCGAAGGCGCCGACGTCCTTCATTTCACCGCTCTTAAGCGTTTCGTGACCGACCTTGGCCCATGTGAGAAGGTCCTTTAAGTTCACATGTTCCATTCTGACGCCTATCGAGCCTGTTATCGTCCCTGGATTTGCAAAGATCTTCTTGGCGCCGCAGGCTATATAGTAACCACCCGACGCCGCTACATCGCCCATCGAAACGAATACGGGCTTTACGGCATTAACGCGCTTCACCTCTTCATATATCTCCTGCGAGGCGCTTACGGCCCCTCCCGGGGAATCGATCCTTAAGAGCAGACCCTTGATGCCGGAATCCTTCCTTGCCTCTTCCAGCTCGCGAAGCGCCTTGTCTGAAGTGATTATCGTCCCCCCTATCCTGACAAGACCTATCTCACCTCCAAGGATGGGGCCTCTCTTGAAAAGAGAGGCACACATCCCAAAGGCGAACGCCATCAGCAACAGCGCTACTGCAATTGCTATTCCCAATACTATTTTTCGCATTGAAAGATGAATTTACGCTCTTTTTGCTCTGTCTGTTGCACATTAACGTTAAGCTTTGCACCGATCTCCAAAGGATCCTTCGCCTCTGATGTGGGTAAAAGTCCCTCAACGCCTGGTTCGAGCTGTACAACGTAACCGTTGCCGAGCTTCTTTACGACCGTACCTTCGGCCGTTGCGCCCTGCTGATATTTTGAGCTGATGATGTCCCAGGGGTCATCCATAAGCTGTTTGATACCGAGCGAGAAACGTTCGTTATCTGGATCGACGTGAAGGACGATGGCCTCCACTTCCTGGTTCTTGTTGAACGCTTCGGACGGATGCACGAAGTTCTGTACCCAGACAAGGTCGTTAATGTGAACGAGACCGTCAACTTCTCCGTTAACATCTATAAAGATACCGAAATCGGCTATGTTCCTTATCATACCCTTGATCTTCGTGCCGATAGGATAGCGCTGGCTCATGGTCTCCCATGGGTTCGCTTCTATCTGCTTGAGGCCTAAGGATATCCTTCTGTTGGCAATATCAACATCAAGGACGACCGAATCTAAGACATCACCGACCGACATGATCTTTGAAGGATGCTTGATCTTCTTTGTCCAGCTCATCTCAGAGACATGAACGAGGCCTTCAACTCCCTCTTCGATCTCAACGAACGCGCCATAATCCGTAAGCGTGGTCACCTTGCCGCGAACGCGTGAACCTACAGGGTATTTATCTTCAACCTGGCTCCATGGATCCGGTGCCAGCTGCTTCATGCCAAGAGATATCCTCTGAGCATCCTTGTCGAACTTAAGGATCTTGACCCTGATCTCGTCTCCAATTGCCAGCACTTCGGAAGGATGAGTGATGTGCCCCCAGCTCATATCTGCAACGTGCAGGAGGCCGTCGATGCCGCCTACGTCTACGAAAGCGCCATAATCGGTAATGCCCTTAACGGCGCCTTCGACTATCTGGCCTTCTTGCAAGTTGGCAAGTGTTTCGGTCTTTAATACCTCGCGTTCCTGCTCAAGCATCACCTTTCTTGAGAGAACAACGTTCCCTCTGGCCTTGTTGAGCTTGACTATCTTGAACTGATAGATCTTTCCTACATACTTATCGAGGTTCTTTGACGGTTTGATGTCGATCTGGGACGCCGGCAGGAACGCCTTAACGCCTATGTCGACCGAGAAACCTCCCTTTACCTTATTTACCACCTTACCTTCGATGGCAACGTTCTGTTGCTCTGCTTCAACGAGCTTGTCCCATGTCTTCATGGCGTCGGCGTGTTCCTTGGAAAGGACCATCTCACCGTTCTCGTCTTCGAGGGTTTCAAGATATACTTCTACATCATCACCCACATTTGCCTTTGTATTTCCGTCGAAATCACGAAACTCTTCGACCGGAACTTTACCTTCGGATTTGAATCCGATGTCGATCATCACGAAGTCCTTTAAGACCTTGATGACCTTGCCGCGAATTATTTGCCCTTCGCGTACGGGGTTTTTCTTGAGGCTCTCCTCAAATAGTTGTGCGAAACCTTCCATTAAATTAATTCTCCTTTCATTAGAATTTGTTAAGCCCGCGGCCATGGTTTTGATGGACGCGGGATTTACAAATTCTTATGCCCGCCACGCATTTGGGAGGGCAAAGAACAGTGTCCTGCAATTCATGCAGGTAAGGGGCTGATATATAAAAAGATTTGTAATGTCAAACTAAAAGTATTTGATTTTTGGCGGGTCGATGCAAGGCAATCTTTTCCATTGCATCGGCCCCCTTTTGGCGGCTCAAAGGATATGCTGAGCCTTGGCGCGACTGGATTGTCGACGAAGTAAAGAATGGCCGCAATGCGATGTCGATCTATCAGGACCTCGTGGAGCAGTTTGGATTTTTGCATCAATACAATTCCGGGCACCTCTAAAAACCCGTAAATTGCTCGTTCGTCCTGAGCCTGTCGAAGGATGANNNNNNNNNNNNNNNNNNNNNNNNNNNNNNNNNNNNNNNNNNNNNNNNNNNNAGGTTTTTAGAGGTGCCCTTCCGTTAAACGGTATGTGCGCGGCCTCAAGAGGGTCGATCCCGAACGATACGATCGGCTGGAATTTCTGCAATGTGCGTTGGAAGCAATGGCGTCTCCGACAAACTTTCCGGACTCATCGTTCTTTGCTCAATTTCAGTTTCTCACAATGGGAAAGTTTTTTAACGGCGTGTTCGCGCCTTAGGGCTGCGGACATTGACCTGAAAGATTCGGCGTGAACTATCCTTCTGACCCCGCGACGGGTATATTTTGCGCCCCTTCCCTCTTGGTGTTTTTTGAACCTCGCTTTGATATCGTTCGTTATCCCTGTGTAGAGGCTCTTGTCTGAGCATTCAAGGATGTAAAGATGCCATTTAGACATAGAGATCGACTCAATATTGTTGATATTTGGGGGGCAATATGCAAGGGTCCCCCGGTCCAATGTTCAAAACCATTCTCATATGTATCTTGATCTACTACGTTTTCAGGTGGATCCGCCGC is a genomic window of Deltaproteobacteria bacterium CG11_big_fil_rev_8_21_14_0_20_49_13 containing:
- the sppA gene encoding signal peptide peptidase SppA, with protein sequence MRKIVLGIAIAVALLLMAFAFGMCASLFKRGPILGGEIGLVRIGGTIITSDKALRELEEARKDSGIKGLLLRIDSPGGAVSASQEIYEEVKRVNAVKPVFVSMGDVAASGGYYIACGAKKIFANPGTITGSIGVRMEHVNLKDLLTWAKVGHETLKSGEMKDVGAFDRSLTEKEREFLEGILGEMHAQFKAVVSGARGIPADKIDAIADGRIYTGAKALELGLVDEIGGEPVALKELAGSLGIKGEPDVKEFGDDRPWWMKAMAEEVALAVKQAVNSVLSEYRGSGNVRTYY
- a CDS encoding HIT family hydrolase is translated as MKHIWSPWRMKFIEKARKGHKCIFCNFKFQISDTKKKRGKDMKELILYRGISCYIMMNRYPYNNGHLMVIPYAHKAMIDKLEPWVQEEFIRLTGESARILKKVLKCDGVNCGINIGHAAGAGIAGHIHMHVVPRWQGDYNFFPVIGNAKSMPEHLEATYKKLKPAFDKI
- a CDS encoding 30S ribosomal protein S1 encodes the protein MAAGLTNSNERRINLMEGFAQLFEESLKKNPVREGQIIRGKVIKVLKDFVMIDIGFKSEGKVPVEEFRDFDGNTKANVGDDVEVYLETLEDENGEMVLSKEHADAMKTWDKLVEAEQQNVAIEGKVVNKVKGGFSVDIGVKAFLPASQIDIKPSKNLDKYVGKIYQFKIVKLNKARGNVVLSRKVMLEQEREVLKTETLANLQEGQIVEGAVKGITDYGAFVDVGGIDGLLHVADMSWGHITHPSEVLAIGDEIRVKILKFDKDAQRISLGMKQLAPDPWSQVEDKYPVGSRVRGKVTTLTDYGAFVEIEEGVEGLVHVSEMSWTKKIKHPSKIMSVGDVLDSVVLDVDIANRRISLGLKQIEANPWETMSQRYPIGTKIKGMIRNIADFGIFIDVNGEVDGLVHINDLVWVQNFVHPSEAFNKNQEVEAIVLHVDPDNERFSLGIKQLMDDPWDIISSKYQQGATAEGTVVKKLGNGYVVQLEPGVEGLLPTSEAKDPLEIGAKLNVNVQQTEQKERKFIFQCEK
- a CDS encoding integration host factor subunit beta, giving the protein MNKSDLVELVTGKLPNLTARDIEMIVNIIFGSMTDALSKDDRIEIRGFGSFEVRVRKARKGRNPKTGESVELNVRRVPFFKVGKELKELVNK